In Cataglyphis hispanica isolate Lineage 1 chromosome 20, ULB_Chis1_1.0, whole genome shotgun sequence, a single genomic region encodes these proteins:
- the LOC126856900 gene encoding sestrin homolog isoform X2 codes for MGSMGQIGTNETHVLLMDVFVQNNRLDHVSRVMSSHPSYLEHFLRTQHFILRGDGPLPYDYRHLIAIMAAGRHQCSYLINLQKREFLLQGGDSSWLQGLRSIPGKLQDLYEINKILAHRPWLLNKSHIEKLTKGDDNWSLAEVVQAIVLLAHFHSLSSFVFSCGVNEELDNVTGHHYKENIQDNSNSVSPAKDKKLSSSPKKIPNGNGKTENMPSPPSSPSIVGEQEVGVETLMERMKRLSEKSESYQITQEELSKRFETVETQSAELAAAPQRSSSVLDSDIGLFIEDPTFIYQDFAKRGQLNDIPTFRVQDYSWDDHGYSLVNRLYNDVGNLLDDKFKTAYNLTYYTMGTHNKVDTSRFRRAIWNYIQCMFGIRHDDYDYNEVNQLLERSLKTFIKSAVCYPERVTKKDYDRVMREFKHSEKVHVNLMILEARMQAELLYALRAVMRYMT; via the exons ATGGGCAGTATGGGTCAAATAGGAACGAATGAG ACGCATGTGCTATTGATGGATGTTTTCGTGCAGAACAACAGGTTGGATCATGTCTCGAGAGTAATGTCATCGCATCCATCGTATTTGGAACATTTCTTGCGCACTCAGCATTTCATCCTTCGGGGTGATGGACCACTTCCTTATGACTACCGACATCTCATCGCCATTATG GCCGCGGGTAGGCACCAATGTAGCTACCTTATAAACCTGCAGAAGAGAGAGTTCCTTCTTCAGGGCGGTGACTCCTCGTGGCTCCAAGGTCTGAGATCGATCCCGGGGAAGCTGCAAGATCTCTATGAGATCAACAAGATCCTAGCTCATAGACCGTGGCTCCTCAACAAATCGCACATAGAG AAATTGACTAAGGGCGACGATAATTGGTCCTTAGCCGAGGTCGTCCAAGCGATAGTCCTATTAGCTCACTTCCACTCGTTGTCGTCTTTCGTATTTTCCTGCGGAGTTAACGAGGAATTGGATAACGTAACTGGCCATCATTACAAGGAGAACATACAGGACAATAGTAATAGCGTATCGCCAGCCAAAGATAAGAAATTGTCCAGCAGTCCGAAGAAAATTCCCAACGGCAACGGCAAAACCG AAAATATGCCGTCACCGCCATCGTCGCCGAGCATAGTCGGCGAGCAGGAAGTCGGCGTGGAGACTTTGATGGAACGTATGAAACGCCTATCGGAAAAATCCGAGTCCTATCAGATCACGCAGGAGGAACTCTCCAAGAGATTTGAGACTGTCGAGACGCAGTCGGCCGAGTTGGCGGCGGCGCCGCAGAGGAGTAGCTCGGTTCTCGACTCGGATATCGGTCTATTCATCGAGGATCCCACCTTCATCTATCAGGATTTTGCTAAG cgTGGTCAGCTGAACGACATACCGACCTTCCGCGTCCAAGACTACTCCTGGGATGATCATGGTTACTCTCTGGTGAATCGTCTTTACAACGATGTCGGTAATCTCCTCGACGATAAATTCAAGACCGCGTACAATCTGACATACTACACTATGGGCACGCACAATAAGGTCGACACGTCGCGCTTCAGACGGGCGATCTGGAATTACATACAGTGCATGTTCGGTATCAGACACGACGATTACGATTACAATGAGGTGAATCAATTGCTCGAGCGTAGTCTCAAAACCTTCATCAAGAGTGCCGTTTGCTATCCGGAACGTGTCACCAAAAAGGATTATGATCGCGTTATGAGGGAGTTCAAGCACAGCGAAAAG GTCCACGTG